A genomic window from Leptospiraceae bacterium includes:
- a CDS encoding hybrid sensor histidine kinase/response regulator has protein sequence MEDKAFNKILIIDDVEDNVIFASSLLSKQHYEVHSCLNGKDALEKIEKVLFDLILLDINMPGMDGLSVCRKIKENESCRDIPIIFLTAMAEPEFIESAFDSGGVDYIRKPFYPKELLARVKTHIEIRKQKYLLQQHQDELQRLNHSKDKFFSIIAHDLKAPFNSIISYGRRLENQMKYCDNESCKSYIESINKSSKTTFQLLENLLIWARTQTGRIQFEITNLNLLPVMIDSLSMAKMQADVKEIILEYNIPKECRVLVDKNSIWTVIRNLLSNAIKFTPRGGRIYVDLSSKEKEATLLIRDTGIGISKDDINKLFKIDSSFSKRGTEEETGSGLGLILCKEFTEKNGGKIFVNSTEGEGSSFTVVLPLSQ, from the coding sequence ATGGAAGATAAAGCATTTAATAAAATCCTTATCATTGATGACGTAGAAGATAATGTAATTTTTGCTTCTTCTTTATTAAGCAAGCAGCATTATGAGGTACACTCATGCTTAAATGGAAAAGATGCTCTGGAAAAAATAGAGAAAGTGTTATTTGATTTGATTCTTTTAGATATTAATATGCCGGGAATGGATGGTTTGAGTGTCTGCCGGAAAATCAAAGAGAATGAAAGTTGTAGAGATATTCCAATTATTTTTTTAACCGCTATGGCTGAACCTGAATTTATTGAAAGTGCATTTGATTCAGGTGGAGTGGATTATATTAGAAAACCTTTTTATCCCAAGGAATTATTAGCCAGGGTAAAGACGCATATTGAAATACGAAAACAAAAATATTTATTGCAGCAGCACCAGGATGAGTTACAAAGACTCAATCATTCGAAAGACAAATTTTTTTCCATTATCGCCCACGATCTAAAAGCTCCTTTTAATTCAATTATTTCTTATGGAAGAAGGCTGGAAAATCAGATGAAATACTGTGATAATGAGAGTTGCAAATCTTATATTGAAAGTATTAATAAATCATCTAAAACTACATTTCAGTTGTTAGAAAATCTTCTTATTTGGGCCAGAACCCAGACCGGAAGAATACAATTTGAAATTACCAACTTAAATTTGCTGCCTGTGATGATAGACAGCCTTTCTATGGCAAAAATGCAGGCCGATGTAAAAGAAATTATTTTAGAATATAATATCCCGAAAGAATGCAGGGTTTTGGTAGATAAAAACTCTATCTGGACGGTTATCCGAAATTTATTATCAAATGCAATTAAATTTACTCCGAGAGGGGGTCGCATTTACGTAGATTTAAGCAGTAAAGAGAAGGAAGCTACTTTACTTATACGGGATACGGGTATAGGTATATCAAAAGATGATATTAATAAACTTTTTAAAATTGACTCTTCATTTAGTAAAAGGGGAACCGAAGAGGAAACCGGCTCCGGATTAGGTTTAATTCTTTGTAAAGAGTTTACAGAAAAAAACGGTGGAAAAATATTTGTTAATAGTACAGAAGGAGAAGGTTCCAGTTTCACAGTGGTTTTACCGCTGTCTCAATGA
- a CDS encoding AAA family ATPase, with protein sequence MFLKKLKIVGFKTFADETHITFDPGFTAVVGPNGSGKSNIMDSIKWVLGERSAKGLRGEKMEDVIFHGTEGRKPAGFAEACITFNNSTRLFNLDLNEVSITRRVFPDMTNEYLINNSKVTRKEVEKLLMDTGVGKSSYSVMEQGKVESLLNAKPEERRAIFDEAAGISRFKHERQETMKKLEMTNNNLLRISDVLRSMQKELETKEKQAEKARAYFDLKTALTEADKNLRFIKLSRLREKLGQAEIELNRTREKNEELMQKLSDDALKIEEYERLKYEIEQKITEIDKKLLDFLSQKEILREKIDKNKSIMQEYEVRIDEQRSMLESDTIKNENIMKEHTDLEESVKILEREISLTRDSIENLTGQKFDIEKAIENELSAIETYEERIQKNDSNHLSYRENLKEIVVSLINQIEESKKKAEDSENERKELKQYLITFLEEKVSLAKQDTIELSLEETKQYLSHLHEFLKIEDLFRNILFDKDGMLARKESIDQKIEELIEENESYSRMIKESFARIESFRDTLEIKKTEVTDLEKRILEMQGKKTANSDTLEKIKDQLAEVHVRIISLKESIQNLKDKKEVFAQEVRKLEEQIEASYAEFMGMSKTLEAEKQELKTTFSKLQEMKAASHKDQEEFKSLLPVLSEHERRVTSFKVQLDSFNEELYNDYSLSEEELLEEKKELSLKKEDEELKVRKIKSEMQILGSINPLAIEEYQNVKEIYDHHKSQKDDIESSKKDIEEVIRNIDEESEKMFQETFEVIRKNFVETFATLFNGGKAELILTESEDILNSGIEIIAEPPGKHFQNLKLLSGGEKSLTVIALLFAIYMVKPSPFCFLDEIDAALDEVNKNRFCQLLDKFKDTSQFIVITHAPPTISRASTIFGVTNEEPGISKIVSLKMEEARNFAKKIKKAV encoded by the coding sequence ATGTTTCTTAAAAAACTAAAAATTGTTGGATTTAAAACCTTTGCGGATGAAACGCATATTACTTTCGATCCCGGTTTTACTGCCGTGGTAGGACCCAATGGTTCCGGAAAATCAAATATCATGGATTCAATTAAATGGGTTTTGGGTGAAAGGAGTGCGAAAGGTCTTCGAGGGGAAAAAATGGAAGACGTGATATTCCACGGAACGGAAGGCCGAAAACCCGCAGGTTTTGCTGAAGCCTGCATTACTTTTAATAATTCCACCAGGCTTTTCAACCTGGACTTGAATGAAGTTTCCATTACCCGAAGAGTTTTTCCTGATATGACCAATGAGTATCTAATTAACAATTCAAAAGTGACACGTAAAGAAGTCGAGAAACTGCTAATGGATACAGGTGTGGGAAAATCCAGCTACTCGGTCATGGAGCAGGGGAAAGTAGAATCCCTTTTAAATGCCAAGCCGGAAGAAAGAAGGGCCATTTTTGATGAAGCTGCTGGAATTTCTCGTTTCAAGCATGAAAGACAGGAGACGATGAAGAAGCTGGAAATGACCAATAACAATTTGTTGAGAATCAGCGATGTTCTGCGTTCTATGCAAAAGGAGTTGGAAACAAAGGAAAAACAAGCAGAGAAAGCCAGAGCTTATTTTGATTTGAAAACAGCTCTTACCGAAGCAGATAAGAATCTCCGTTTTATAAAACTTTCCCGTTTGAGAGAAAAACTGGGTCAGGCGGAAATCGAATTAAATCGAACTCGTGAAAAAAACGAAGAGCTTATGCAGAAGCTTTCAGATGATGCTCTAAAAATCGAAGAATATGAAAGGTTGAAGTATGAAATCGAACAAAAAATTACTGAAATCGATAAAAAGCTTTTAGATTTTCTTTCTCAAAAAGAAATCCTGCGTGAAAAAATTGATAAGAATAAAAGCATAATGCAGGAATACGAAGTACGTATCGATGAACAGAGAAGTATGCTCGAATCCGATACCATTAAGAATGAAAATATTATGAAAGAACATACAGATCTGGAAGAATCTGTAAAGATTCTGGAAAGAGAAATTTCTCTTACACGAGATAGTATTGAAAATTTAACCGGACAAAAATTTGATATCGAGAAAGCCATAGAAAACGAGTTAAGTGCAATAGAGACTTACGAAGAAAGAATTCAGAAAAATGACTCCAATCATTTAAGTTATAGAGAAAACTTAAAGGAAATTGTTGTTTCACTTATTAACCAGATTGAAGAAAGTAAGAAGAAAGCAGAAGATTCTGAAAATGAGAGAAAAGAATTAAAGCAATACCTGATTACATTTTTAGAAGAAAAAGTTTCATTAGCAAAGCAAGACACAATAGAGTTAAGTCTCGAAGAAACAAAGCAGTATCTTTCTCATTTACACGAATTCTTAAAAATTGAAGACCTGTTTCGAAATATACTTTTTGACAAAGACGGAATGCTTGCCAGAAAAGAAAGTATTGATCAAAAAATAGAAGAGCTGATTGAAGAGAATGAAAGCTATTCAAGAATGATAAAGGAATCCTTTGCCAGAATTGAATCTTTTCGGGATACCCTCGAAATTAAAAAGACAGAAGTAACCGATCTGGAAAAGCGCATTCTCGAAATGCAAGGAAAGAAGACTGCGAACTCAGATACACTCGAAAAGATAAAAGATCAACTTGCAGAGGTCCATGTACGAATTATTTCCCTTAAAGAATCCATTCAGAATTTAAAAGATAAGAAGGAAGTGTTTGCACAGGAAGTAAGAAAATTAGAAGAACAGATAGAGGCTTCTTATGCCGAATTTATGGGAATGAGTAAAACCCTGGAAGCGGAAAAACAGGAATTAAAAACTACCTTTAGTAAGCTACAGGAAATGAAGGCTGCTTCCCATAAAGATCAGGAAGAATTTAAAAGTTTACTTCCGGTACTTTCAGAACATGAGCGACGCGTTACTTCGTTCAAGGTTCAATTAGATAGTTTTAATGAAGAACTTTATAATGATTATTCACTTTCTGAAGAAGAGTTGTTGGAAGAAAAAAAAGAGCTCTCCCTAAAAAAAGAAGATGAGGAACTCAAGGTTCGAAAAATTAAATCGGAAATGCAAATCCTCGGCTCTATAAATCCTCTCGCTATTGAGGAATACCAGAATGTCAAAGAAATTTATGACCATCATAAATCCCAGAAAGATGATATTGAGTCCTCAAAAAAAGATATAGAAGAGGTAATTCGTAATATTGATGAAGAATCAGAAAAAATGTTTCAAGAAACATTTGAAGTAATCCGGAAGAACTTTGTCGAAACTTTTGCGACTCTATTTAACGGAGGAAAAGCTGAGCTTATATTGACTGAATCTGAGGATATTCTAAATAGTGGAATTGAAATTATTGCAGAACCTCCCGGGAAACATTTTCAAAACCTGAAATTGTTATCAGGTGGAGAAAAATCTCTCACTGTTATCGCCCTGTTATTTGCCATTTACATGGTGAAGCCGTCCCCTTTCTGTTTCCTTGATGAAATTGATGCTGCTCTGGATGAAGTCAATAAAAATCGTTTTTGTCAACTGCTGGATAAGTTTAAAGACACAAGCCAATTCATTGTAATTACCCACGCTCCTCCCACTATTTCAAGAGCCAGTACAATTTTTGGAGTTACGAATGAAGAACCCGGTATTTCAAAAATAGTTTCCTTAAAAATGGAGGAAGCCAGAAATTTTGCTAAGAAAATTAAGAAAGCTGTTTAA
- a CDS encoding motility associated factor glycosyltransferase family protein, which produces MSLNFSTELLARKPYLVFFQDLSREITTNDYSLCSAKNSQEYYVSYGERKLASTISPLTQATRLLSNTSIRETDLCIILGLGNPHLAFELNQQRKEGEILLYIDASSSILPALGSEILEELLQPAGRHLFTGEESEDLLWNYLEALPLERLSGIRFFRNQASLNLAPDFYINIETKVQKIFSSRMSDLLTKFEFERIWIRNTVSNTLHFFENPPRFRLEELNQKFAGIPAMLVSAGPSLRENCEFIKEIRDKVFLFSCDTSLKVLLSNQIIPDGVMTLDAQTHSFFHFMGTDLQEIPVFADMVASPLLLRHINTVSIIHSITAKYQTDVSGRPIREVTAGSSLAETILGPIGDVQSGGSVATSAFDLLKNLGFSPIFLIGQDLAYSGREIHSTGTHHNEKWLTLINRKKSLEGINEAIIQKRKLKEVPSCSGGNVLTDYVLEIYRQWFEDSALKVDFPIYNINEKGTFLQNIQNIHTEKAKELLSDFSPHSYPWRNLPPWQVSPKEVKDKRQDKLLEESLDSIQNLSQKIKKWETDTLEYTELLKNLDEETEKIPFLAQILRKTLVYTRRQENKLNNERKISLLLTSLKKEIRYLKKALLI; this is translated from the coding sequence ATGTCTCTAAACTTTTCAACAGAACTCCTTGCCCGTAAACCTTATCTTGTATTTTTTCAGGATTTATCCAGAGAAATTACTACTAATGACTATTCTCTGTGTTCGGCAAAGAACTCTCAGGAATATTATGTATCATACGGAGAGCGAAAATTAGCAAGTACTATTTCTCCTCTGACGCAGGCGACCCGTCTTTTAAGCAATACTTCCATTCGAGAAACCGATTTATGTATAATTCTGGGACTCGGAAATCCACATCTTGCTTTTGAGCTAAATCAACAGCGAAAAGAAGGGGAAATTTTACTTTATATAGATGCTTCCAGTTCAATTCTCCCGGCACTGGGTTCAGAAATATTAGAAGAACTCTTACAGCCTGCTGGAAGACATCTTTTCACCGGAGAAGAATCAGAAGATCTACTCTGGAATTACCTGGAAGCCCTTCCGCTTGAAAGGCTTTCCGGCATACGCTTCTTTAGAAATCAAGCCAGTCTTAATCTGGCTCCGGATTTTTATATAAATATAGAAACGAAGGTGCAAAAAATCTTTTCTTCGAGGATGAGTGATTTACTCACAAAATTCGAGTTTGAAAGAATCTGGATTCGAAACACTGTATCCAATACCCTGCATTTCTTTGAAAACCCTCCAAGGTTTCGACTGGAAGAACTGAATCAGAAATTTGCCGGAATACCGGCTATGTTAGTATCTGCCGGACCCAGTCTAAGGGAAAATTGTGAATTTATCAAGGAAATCCGGGATAAGGTTTTTCTCTTTTCCTGTGATACTTCTTTAAAGGTTCTTCTTTCAAATCAAATAATCCCGGATGGAGTCATGACTCTGGATGCCCAGACCCATTCCTTTTTCCACTTCATGGGTACTGACCTTCAAGAAATACCGGTATTTGCTGATATGGTAGCCTCTCCTCTATTACTAAGACACATAAATACAGTTTCTATTATTCATAGTATTACTGCCAAATACCAGACCGATGTAAGCGGCCGACCTATTCGAGAAGTTACAGCCGGATCTTCTCTGGCTGAGACTATTTTAGGCCCTATAGGAGATGTACAGAGTGGAGGAAGTGTAGCTACCAGTGCCTTTGACCTTTTGAAGAACCTTGGTTTTTCTCCCATTTTTTTAATCGGCCAGGATTTAGCCTATAGTGGAAGAGAAATTCATTCTACCGGAACCCATCATAATGAAAAATGGCTCACCCTGATAAATCGAAAAAAAAGCCTTGAAGGGATTAACGAAGCCATTATCCAAAAACGCAAGCTCAAAGAAGTTCCTTCCTGCTCCGGAGGAAATGTTTTAACCGATTATGTTCTAGAAATCTACAGGCAATGGTTTGAAGATTCTGCTTTAAAGGTAGATTTTCCAATTTATAACATCAACGAAAAAGGAACCTTTCTTCAGAATATTCAAAATATCCATACAGAAAAAGCGAAAGAACTGCTTTCAGATTTCAGCCCTCATTCCTATCCCTGGAGAAACCTCCCGCCCTGGCAAGTGAGTCCTAAGGAAGTCAAAGACAAAAGACAGGATAAGCTTTTAGAGGAAAGTTTAGATTCCATCCAAAATCTTTCCCAAAAAATAAAAAAATGGGAAACTGATACATTAGAATATACGGAACTTTTAAAAAATCTGGATGAAGAAACCGAGAAAATTCCCTTTTTAGCTCAAATTCTGAGAAAAACCCTGGTGTATACCCGAAGGCAGGAAAACAAATTAAATAATGAAAGAAAAATTTCCCTTTTACTTACAAGCTTAAAAAAAGAAATACGGTACCTGAAAAAAGCTTTGCTTATATAA
- a CDS encoding CPBP family intramembrane metalloprotease has protein sequence MFDKLFSRRNATPIYVIFSIHILLILVSTSFLVIIQTRVIQQAVMHDYLKVEELEPQVQDKSSSEIFSMILKRATEVEKELNAKITENKHFIIEEYNRIVFQKRHWLLFLNSAVWFLCHIPLAYYIIYRRLGIRIRGISDDFKPEKIILGIFMGMLVFIAVSLFSLFLHLVGLKVPSIEYQAILLKSIYGNRSLLLWSLYSVALLTGIIEELYFRGYLLRHYAEEKQPRLGLWITSIIFGFMHYAPGTSPVSILILVFVGFIFGYVYLKSRNIWASISAHVTFNAIGLIVAYFFGDKLEKLS, from the coding sequence ATGTTTGATAAATTGTTTTCTCGCAGGAATGCGACTCCTATTTATGTTATCTTTTCGATTCATATTTTATTAATACTTGTTTCTACTTCCTTCCTGGTAATCATACAGACACGTGTGATACAGCAGGCTGTTATGCATGATTATCTGAAAGTGGAAGAATTGGAGCCTCAGGTTCAGGATAAAAGCAGTTCTGAGATTTTCTCCATGATTCTTAAAAGGGCTACTGAAGTCGAAAAAGAATTAAATGCGAAAATCACGGAAAATAAACATTTTATTATTGAAGAGTATAATCGGATCGTTTTTCAAAAGAGACACTGGCTGCTATTTCTTAACAGTGCCGTCTGGTTTCTCTGTCATATTCCTCTGGCCTATTATATTATCTACAGAAGGTTAGGGATAAGGATTCGAGGAATTTCCGATGATTTTAAACCGGAAAAAATAATTCTGGGAATTTTTATGGGAATGCTGGTTTTTATTGCGGTCAGTTTATTCTCCTTATTCTTGCATCTTGTAGGACTTAAAGTACCAAGCATAGAATATCAGGCGATATTACTCAAAAGCATTTATGGAAATCGCTCTTTACTCCTCTGGTCTCTGTATTCAGTAGCTTTACTTACCGGAATCATAGAAGAACTTTATTTCCGAGGGTATTTACTGAGACACTATGCAGAAGAAAAGCAGCCGAGGCTTGGACTCTGGATAACTTCCATTATTTTTGGTTTCATGCACTATGCACCTGGCACTTCTCCGGTATCTATTCTAATTCTGGTATTTGTAGGGTTTATTTTTGGTTATGTTTATCTAAAATCCAGGAATATCTGGGCCTCAATTTCTGCCCATGTTACCTTCAATGCTATAGGTTTGATTGTTGCCTATTTCTTTGGAGATAAATTGGAGAAACTTTCATGA
- a CDS encoding LysM peptidoglycan-binding domain-containing M23 family metallopeptidase, protein MKFLFHRVLLLLTFSILNSHLFSGELIQLSNLDYKNPILQRLRSEIFHNLKISRKKFPSERDELIPLQFYLYIVGKKDNFFYIMARTGMNLDTLASVNSLSSPHDIYPGMKLLIPNMRGSYLNTGLKKGNKNKDLLSRKYKIPENFILYEPTNSRWFVPGLPPTKLEKSYFYGFGFSKPLIGGRLSSNYGKRKDPFSEKQTFHGGIDLAAKKGTAVYASAEGKVLLAQKKGGYGKLIILSHKLGYESRYGHLSKILVKPGEKIRRGQKIGEVGSTGKSTGPHLHFEVRRNKKREKPVFKKHF, encoded by the coding sequence ATGAAATTTCTTTTCCATCGAGTTCTTCTACTTTTAACCTTCTCCATTTTAAATAGTCATCTTTTTTCCGGAGAACTTATTCAGCTAAGTAATTTAGATTATAAGAATCCGATTTTACAGAGATTAAGAAGTGAAATCTTTCATAATCTAAAAATTTCTCGCAAGAAATTTCCTTCTGAAAGGGATGAGCTGATTCCTCTTCAATTTTACTTGTATATAGTAGGAAAAAAAGATAATTTTTTTTACATTATGGCCCGCACCGGGATGAATTTAGATACTCTTGCTTCGGTTAATTCTCTCAGTTCCCCCCACGATATTTACCCCGGAATGAAGCTTTTAATACCCAATATGAGAGGTTCCTACTTAAATACCGGTTTAAAAAAAGGAAATAAAAATAAGGATCTTCTTTCCAGAAAATATAAAATTCCTGAAAATTTTATTCTTTATGAACCTACAAATTCCCGCTGGTTTGTCCCGGGTCTTCCACCTACAAAGCTAGAGAAATCCTATTTTTATGGTTTTGGCTTTTCAAAGCCTTTAATCGGAGGTAGATTGAGCTCAAATTACGGTAAAAGAAAAGATCCCTTTTCTGAAAAACAAACTTTTCATGGAGGAATCGATCTGGCCGCCAAAAAAGGAACCGCTGTTTATGCCTCTGCCGAAGGAAAAGTTTTACTCGCCCAAAAAAAAGGTGGATACGGAAAACTGATAATCTTATCGCATAAACTCGGTTATGAATCCAGATACGGTCATTTAAGTAAAATCCTGGTAAAACCCGGTGAAAAAATCAGGAGGGGTCAAAAAATTGGAGAAGTAGGTTCGACAGGCAAATCTACAGGTCCTCACTTACATTTTGAAGTACGGCGGAATAAAAAGAGAGAAAAACCCGTTTTTAAAAAACATTTTTAG
- a CDS encoding GAF domain-containing protein, giving the protein MNEKKPIPSVFEEEYSNLKRFKDNIENGNLSFEDLQREYVGMGKAYESLLRLSNKLLKIGDSTQRHLVRTKEELKTTNDELEAAFKNLKALSQIGQSITSTLETREIIFSVYNYIKTIMSVDILAIGMFEPDKNIVKYRICIKDNEFLPSLVKDSLDEDNLSAMCFHKEGEVIIRNVDAEYPQYVDGLISQWGEKTVSQAYFPLKVEKRFIGVLALLTYQKCRIRETDLDILHSMSSYIGIAIDNANAYRDIKRKNAQLKTNLEKINELNENLGKEQEKSERLLLNILPEKIAKRLKSGEGVIADHFSDAIVLFADIAGFTVMSSKIASPDELVKILNEIFTRFDGIANHYQLEKIKTIGDCYMMAGGIPEPGAECAARMANAALEMIEEFVSLKQELQLDVNLRVGIHAGSVVAGVIGKNKFVYDLWGDTVNTASRMESHGMPGRVHCSEAAFLRLKDSFHFEDRGVIEVKGKGPMHTYFLLGKK; this is encoded by the coding sequence ATGAATGAAAAGAAACCAATACCTTCGGTATTTGAGGAAGAGTATAGTAATTTAAAACGATTCAAAGATAATATCGAAAATGGAAATTTATCTTTTGAAGACTTGCAGCGAGAGTATGTCGGTATGGGAAAAGCCTATGAATCTCTGCTCCGGCTCTCCAATAAACTGCTCAAAATAGGTGATTCTACTCAAAGACACCTTGTCAGAACCAAAGAAGAACTTAAAACGACTAATGACGAACTGGAAGCTGCCTTTAAAAATTTAAAGGCTCTCAGTCAAATAGGTCAATCCATAACTTCTACTCTTGAAACCAGGGAAATTATTTTTTCTGTTTATAATTACATCAAAACTATTATGTCAGTAGACATTCTGGCTATCGGTATGTTTGAGCCCGACAAAAATATAGTGAAGTACAGGATCTGCATTAAGGATAATGAGTTTCTTCCTTCTCTGGTAAAGGACTCCCTGGATGAGGATAATCTTTCTGCAATGTGTTTCCATAAAGAAGGAGAAGTAATCATAAGAAATGTTGATGCCGAATATCCTCAATATGTTGATGGTTTAATCTCTCAATGGGGTGAAAAAACTGTTTCTCAGGCTTATTTTCCATTAAAAGTTGAAAAACGATTTATTGGAGTACTTGCTTTACTCACTTATCAAAAGTGCAGAATTAGAGAAACTGATCTGGATATACTTCATTCTATGAGTTCTTATATAGGTATTGCTATAGATAATGCAAACGCCTATAGGGATATTAAAAGGAAGAATGCCCAGCTCAAGACTAACCTTGAAAAAATTAACGAATTGAATGAGAACCTGGGAAAAGAGCAGGAAAAATCTGAAAGACTCCTCTTAAACATATTACCGGAGAAGATTGCCAAAAGGTTGAAATCAGGTGAGGGGGTGATTGCAGATCATTTTTCAGATGCAATCGTTTTATTTGCTGATATTGCCGGGTTTACCGTTATGTCCTCCAAAATTGCTTCTCCGGATGAGTTAGTGAAAATATTGAACGAAATTTTTACTCGTTTTGATGGAATTGCCAATCACTATCAACTGGAAAAAATTAAAACAATAGGTGATTGCTATATGATGGCCGGAGGAATTCCGGAACCGGGTGCTGAGTGTGCCGCTCGAATGGCAAATGCAGCTCTTGAAATGATAGAGGAATTTGTATCTTTAAAACAGGAATTACAGTTAGATGTTAATTTGAGAGTAGGTATTCATGCCGGGTCTGTTGTAGCTGGAGTTATTGGAAAGAATAAATTCGTCTATGATCTCTGGGGAGATACTGTGAATACGGCTTCAAGAATGGAATCTCACGGAATGCCTGGTAGGGTTCATTGTTCCGAAGCTGCTTTTTTACGATTAAAGGACTCTTTTCATTTTGAAGATAGGGGAGTTATTGAAGTTAAGGGGAAGGGTCCCATGCATACCTATTTTCTGCTCGGAAAAAAATAG
- a CDS encoding DUF1987 domain-containing protein gives MEKIHIQQTKTSPEIVLDPETGTASISGESYPENAMEFYEPVFKWLKEFTQTGKNLEFKFKLNYFNTSSSKCIMDILDELEEYHNDGDGEVKVKWLYQEDDDDMQESGEEFADDLELPFELVAYSED, from the coding sequence ATGGAAAAGATTCATATACAACAAACAAAAACATCCCCTGAAATAGTTTTGGATCCTGAAACCGGCACAGCTAGTATTAGCGGTGAATCTTATCCGGAAAATGCGATGGAATTCTATGAGCCTGTATTCAAATGGTTAAAGGAATTTACTCAAACAGGTAAAAACCTTGAATTTAAATTTAAATTAAATTATTTTAATACAAGTTCTTCAAAGTGTATTATGGATATTCTGGATGAGTTAGAAGAATATCATAATGATGGTGATGGTGAAGTCAAAGTCAAATGGCTTTATCAGGAAGATGACGATGATATGCAGGAAAGCGGAGAAGAATTTGCTGATGATCTGGAGCTTCCTTTCGAATTGGTTGCTTATTCGGAAGATTAA